The Malus domestica chromosome 17, GDT2T_hap1 genome contains the following window.
GCCCTTGAAAACTATTGCAAAGAGATCTGGTGATGTCTATATCCCACGTGGTGTATCTGTCCCAGCTCTTGACAAAGATATACTTTGGGAGTTTCAGCCAAAAAAAATAGGTAACCTAAATCAAATTTATGTATAGCTGTTtatcagaaagaaaaaattgtttttattatggctcgattttgaaaattttaaaccgTGGGTGGCAGGTGAAGGTGATCATCTTACTGGTGGAGACTTGTATGCTGTAAGTTCTGTAGCATTGAACTCTTGGTTTGTGAAAAAAATTTCTGAAATATATTGTACTATTCAAGTATGATTCTTTTTGCATCTAAGTTTGGGCATGTGTATCATTTGCATCGCAGACTGTCTTCGAAAATAGTTTGATGGAGCACCGAGTTGCACTTCCTCCTGATGCTATGGGAAAAGTTACTTATGTCGCACCATCTGGTCAATATTCATTGAAGGTTTGATTATGACTTTAAATTACTATTTGGTATCCATTTCTCTGGTCATCATTGTAACTAAAATTTACTATAGTTCTATGAACATGGTTTGTTTAGTAAGTTATGAGTATGTTTATACATTTGCATGTATATACACAATATTGGTTTGTCTTTGTAGAGCAAGCACTACTCGAGTCATGAATGGATTTTTTTGAACGGTGCGAGTTGACTCTTCCTGTATGCATTTGCAGGATACTGTATTAGAGCTTGAGTTTCaaggacaaaaaaagaaatttactaTGCTTCAGGTCTGTATGGTTTGCTCTGTGGTCTGTGCTTTCAGAGTATTCATGCTTACCACTATGATCATTATTGTAAACTGTATTTAAGTTGGTCTACATAATTGCAGACTTGGCCTGTACGTACACCTAGGCCTGTTGCATCAAAGCTTGCTGCTGATACCCCTCTACTCACTGGGCAGGTAGATTATATTTTTGCCTTATATCTTCTATCTTTTGGGATTACTGGTTCctgaccattttttttttatcagcgCGTTCTTGATGCCCTTTTCCCCTCTGTTCTTGGTGGAACTTGTGCCATTCCTGGGGCTTTTGGTTGTGGAAAAACGGTTATTAGTCAAGCTCTTTCAAAGGTAAAAACATGTCATTATTTATTAAAGACTTCCTATAGTTATTTATACACTGGAACTCATAGTAGATGTTTTTCTTGTCTGCAGTACTCAAACTCAGACACTGTGGTTTATGTTGGTTGTGGAGAACGTGGAAATGAAATGGCAGAGGTATGCATTCTATAATCAGATCATTTGTTACACTTTTTGACTGTCTTGGATTTGATCAATTGAAACTAATCAATGATCCAGGTGCTTATGGATTTCCCTCAATTGACAATGACTTTGCCTGATGGTCGTGAAGAATCTGTCATGAAGCGCACAACACTTGTGGCCAACACTTCTAACATGCCTGTGGCCGCTCGTGAAGCTTCAATCTACACTGGTAAACCTTTTAAGCTATGTCTCACCAAGGTTTCACTGATCTATTAAAAACTTTCGGGTGCAAGAGGATGTTATGCTATTTTTATAATCCACTTCACCACCTTTGATGGTCCATTACATATGCCTGGAAAAGTATAGACATAGCTATGGCTCAAATAGGAATTGAACTCTTCCATTGAATTTTTCTGGGAAGTTTACTTATATTTGGGTAACTTCCTTGCTGATGTTACTGGTCTTGTGTGGTGAACTGagtcaaatattattttggaaGTGTGTTCATATTCTTTACCTTTTGTCTTTGAAATTTTCAGGAATCACTATTGCTGAATACTTCAGAGATATGGGCTACAATGTGAGCATGATGGCAGATTCAACATCTCGATGGGCCGAGGCATTGCGTGAGATTTCTGGGCGGCTGGTAATTCtctcttataatttatttttatgcagGATGCGTTTTTATTGGTTTGGACTCTCACTTTTTAACGCACATGGCATATTTTTATTCACaaactacttaggaagttttgctttttttttttttttgtaatttaaataTAACATTCATCCCCTTAATGGCATTTCTCTTGCTTTTATATACAGGCTGAAATGCCTGCAGATAGTGGATACCCTGCTTATTTGGCAGCACGTTTAGCATCATTTTACGAACGGGCGGGTAAAGTAAAATGTCTTGGTGGGCCAGAGCGTAATGGCAGTGTGACAATTGTTGGTGCTGTTTCTCCTCCAGGAGGAGATTTCTCAGACCCTGTGACATCTGCAACACTTAGCATTGTTCAGGTATAATTTGCAATCTCATTTTTATGCATGACATTCCAAATAAGAGACTTCGTGTTGATGCCTTCTATGATTCTCACCAATGCGAGTTTACCTTTTTTCCAGGTTTTCTGGGGTCTGGACAAAAAACTTGCTCAGAGGAAGCATTTCCCCTCTGTGAACTGGCTTATTTCCTACTCAAAGTACTCAACGGTATGTTCATAGACTGTTACCCCTTTTCTTGTTGGTATCACTAATTGAGCGGTATTAATTGTTCATTCCTTTTTGTTGGTTGCAGGCATTAGAGTCTTTCTATGATCAATTCGATCCTGATTTTATCAACATCAGGACAAAGGCACGTGAGGTTTTACAACGAGAAGATGATCTCAATGAAATTGTCCAAGTAcgtctttatttcttgttatGTGGATTAGGTTCTCCAATCCCAAAAACAGAAACCATTTCATCTGTTAGTATGATAAGTCCTATAGAACGTGTAAATTTCAGGAGTAGGGTGACATTTTAGGCTTTGTAATATCAGATCGATATCTGGTTCGAAAGATGTCCAAGGTTTAGCTGATATATGGATAgttggatggtcctaaactgaTATCTGTGGTTAATCAGCTTGTAGGAAAGGATGCTTTGGCTGAAGGAGATAAGATCACCTTAGAGACTGCAAAGCTCTTGAGGGAGGATTATCTTGCACAGAACGCATTTACTCCGTGAGTGGATAGATATGACAAGTATGTTCCTTTTAGTTTTTGGTTGGGCCTGGTAAGCTTACTCATCTGTTACATGTTTTTCATGGGTGGATAGATATGACAAGTTCTGCCCATTCTACAAGTCCGTCTGGATGATGCGGAATATCATCCATTACTTTAATCTGGCCAATCAGGTGAACTATTTGTCCATTTATTTACCTTTCCTGTTATGACCTACCATTTCTGCGTTAGCAATATCTTTGGGATGTCTAAAGAATTATTATCTaggttgataaaaaaatttattttcaactttttaCTGCAACCAAGCTTTCTATCATACATATATAACTTATGAGTTCACCTTGGAGTTGCTAATTGAATCAGCAATGGTCGTCGGCCCTTTACTGATTTTATGTGGTGCTCAATATGCAGGCTGTAGAGAGAGCTGCAGGCATGGATGGTCAAAAGATAAGTTACAGCCTAATCAAGCACCGTTTGGGAGATCTCTTTTACCGCCTAGTGTAAGTAACTTCATAATGCTGAACAACAGGAAACGTTTCAAATCTTATTGGTCTTAACCCTCTTACCTGTTACACGCAGGTCTCAAAAGTTTGAGGATCCAGCTGAAGGGGAAGAAGCTCTTGTGGCAAAATTTAAGAAGCTACACGAGGACCTCACAAGTGGTTTCCGTGCTCTTGAGGATGAAACCCGGTGATTGAACATCTCCAAACAATGGGTTTAAGGTTATTCGAGTGGCTATTATAAATCGCATGGTCCGTGgaattgtttttgttgtgcACGAAGAAGGACAGTGTTAGGGTTTTTTATGCCACTCCGGCTTTGCTCATGTGGCACTTGCTCTAGTTggaatgtgtagctatagtttCAGTTATTATATTCCTGTCATTTCCTTGGGGTTTTTGCCCAGAATAAGAGACTAAATGCCATTCCTTATTTGTGCAGTTAAACAATAAGGTATTTGTATCATTACGAGTTTTCGGTTCCTTTGACAGTTTCACTTGTCTCTTTAGAATCTTCATTTTTATGAATCGCCGAGTCGACAAAACGGTCATTCTTCAGAGACGGGCTACCCGAAAAGCAGTTTACTTTGAGCCAAGTAATGACATTGAGATGGCCACACGAAGGTTTAGAGGAAGAAGCGGAAGTCAGAAGACCCTAAAGACGGAAATGAGATTGAGCTCATTCCAGCAGCAGCAGCTTTCCCTTAAAGACTGAGCTTCCCACCAACGACATTCTCATAGGACGACATGTTGGTGTctataagataaaaaaaacacaaagttATGCACATAAACAGGAGAGCAATGAACTAAAACAGTAAGCATCCGCGGCAGAGAGCAATCATAAGTATCAAACTGTCCCAATCTCCCACtgacaagggaaaaaaaaaaaaaaaaaaaccctctaCTTCCAGGTAATTGAGTCGCAGCAGCATCATATTTACTCTCATCTAAGAACCCATCAAACCAAAAGGGGACTAAGTTAAGCAAAATTACTACAAATCATTCCTCGGGTGAATATTGAGACAACCCCAAGATTAAAGATTCTACCTCAAGAGTGTTTTATTCCAAGTTTTACGATTCAACCATCGAACCGCCAAAGGAATGGGAATGGTTCGGATTCGACTTCTCTCCGATATGGACCCGGAAGACTccgatttctgggtttttgatCTCATATTTTTAACCCGCTTTCAAATCGACCGGCCATTTATAACCAAGAcccaatttttcaaaatttaagcAACTTGAATTGAACGATATATCTTCATTCTTACGTCACGTCCTGTTTCAATAGTATAATGTCATATATAGCAAAATTTACACATTAATTTTATACTGTTGGATTGAAGATGTCACGCTGGTAGTGACATGTAAGTACATTTTTTGGGCAGGCCTCTGGTTCTTAATCTTAAGCattatgatgattttaattCCAAGAGACGCTGGTTATGTTAGTTGGTTAAGGTGACgtgttagttttttttcttttttcgtaGGTAGTTTGGAATCTCTTGTATCATAAATTTTCTTTATTAATACTAGGAAAGTGACTTACATGGATTGAGTACACTACCACAGTGGCGTCTCGTGCCAATACTATAATGTCATGTGAAGAAACACTTCCACTAATAGTCGTGTTATTAACACGAGATACCACTGTGACAATATATTTGTGTCATGTAAATCTTACAATAAAAAGTTATCCTTACTgtgttggttttttttattttatttttatttttattttaactgGGATGAATTGGGATttatttttccctttttattaGAACTTTATGGTGCTTTTAAGTTTCTCCTGATGAATTCAGACTTGACGTACGTTTCCCTTTTCATGGCGTTTTGTTTTCCCTTTTAGTTGGGATTCCTGCTTCAAGTAGAGTTATTTTGTTTACTATATAAACATGCATGCGTTTGAGATGCATGCAATTGCATACAGTCGTTAAATCTTCAGACGCTTGTATTCAccgacctctctctctctcacgcaGAAAAAAGCATGAGTAGTGATCGCCAGAAGCTTCATTATGTTGGTTGTTCATGCATGGGATGTTGGAAGAAGCTGTTGAAAGTGGTGATTCTGATGGCGTGCTTAACAAATCTCCCTTCAGAGAGGTAGGGAAGTTGGTTCTGGGCGTGACGGACGACTTCGATCCACAGACACTCGTCGCGGAGCTTAAAAATTTACACCAAGTCAAGACGATAGAGCTATGGAATCAAAAGGATTCAACAAACAGTCAAGTCGAACTCAACAACGAACTCAAGATCATGGGTGCTGGTGAGACTAGTAAAAGTGGTGGCAGAAAAGGAGGTGGTGGGTTGTTTGGATGGCTTAGTAGAagaatatgtaaacaaataatggGTTGCACCGCTAATGCTAACAAAATTAAACCGGTGCTTTTAAGAAGTAGAACTGAAAGATGGGGTGGTAGCAACAATGGTGTTGTGATTGGTGACGACGATGAAAACGAAAGCGAACATGTTGGTGGACACGAAATTAATTGAGCAAGGCTGAGAAGAAGTAGAAGCGAAAGACGGGGTGGTGGCGATGATAGAGATGTGCAACGAATGCGTCATATAGGTCGAATGGGGAAGACGGAACAAACGGAGCAAGCAGAGCGGATGCACAAGATGTCGCAAGAGTTGGAGGAATCTGACGAGGAACCTGAAGTTAGCCTAGTGCATAGAAGTAGAACTAAAAGGCAGCGTGGCAACGATGCTAGTGATTGCTGACGATGGGAAGAAAGGCAAACGTGACAAGGACCGCGAAATTAGCCACAGAACTAGCAGAAGTAGGACTAAAAGGAGGGGTGGCGACGATGGTGTTCTGATtggtgatgatggaaacatAGGAAAACATGTTGAGGAGCATGGAGTTAAACAGGTACCTTTTCAAACAGGTACCTTGACAAAACGGAATCGCCGGCCGGCTGGTTGCCCGATTCACCAACATTAAACACAAGACGACTATAGTTTCGTTAATTTTTCCCTTTGCAATTTtagttattttcaatttttcctgATGATATTGGATTTTGTATTATTTCCTTTCTAGGGTGTTGTGTTTTCGTCCTCAAGAATCCTCTCTCAACTAGAgtaatattaatatattatgTTTACTATATAAAGAATTGTTGACATGCATTTGATAAATTCGTATTTTACGATCACCAAAACTCGTAGCTCAAGCAATCCTATCTCTCTAAGGCAAAAATgaagctttatttcattgctCTCAAGTTGAATTTCATCTGTTCATGCAATACTTGTAGGCTAAAAGTAAGCGACGTGCCGGAGCAAATCGATGGCGTGAATGATTTTGAGATAGATGCAGTTACAGATAAGTTGGATGTGCTAGCAGCAGACAACGTCGTACCTTATAAGGACTAATAAGCACTTAGTCACAACCACTCTTCAGGACTGAATATCTTACGGTAATGGCATCCCTCTAAGACTGAAAATTTTAGTATCATCCTCTTTCTCAATGATACTCATAGTCATGCCATTCCATCTGTGTGTGCAGTTTTAGGGACAAAAATGATACTCCTAGACATTAAGACATTGTATTTCACAAAACAACAATTTTTACATTCTAGTTATCACTAACAATTGAGCCTTGTGCGATGTTGCTGGTTTTAAATCGATAAGGTGTTCTTTTAGCAATATTCAAGATGTTCTTCCAAATATTCATAAGCCATATTAATTGACAAGTTGGAGAAAACTGAAAGGCCAGCAGTAAATTTGATGAAGAGCAAGGAGACATACGTTAACGAggaaaaaattcccaaaagaATTATTGACAAAATATGAAAGATGTTTATTTGTCCAAAGATTTAGTCTGCGTTGCCACAAGAATGTTAAATGGATTATATGTATTGTGTGTGGCTATATAGAAACACTTTTCATAAAATATATAGTTGATAACTATCATCTACAACATAAAACAATATAGCAACATAAGAAAGGGTAGAAAACAAACATTAAATTTGCCATTACCCAATCATGTACTTGATCACATACCAAGTTAGTGAAACTAACATTATTAATCTATAAGATTAAAAATCTTAAGGAAAACAAATGTTGAGTTAGTAGTAGTCTCACATAGCAATCTCTAAcaaaaagttgaaaataaaaatgtaaacgCATGTCTGAATCAGTAtcaatcttcttcctcaacaaaaaaaagttcCAGCTTTTCTTGCAAAAACACACATAACCTAATGCTCAGTTTTcccaaaattaaaaccaaatggTGCTGCTGCTGGTGTTGGTGGCCAAGCACTGAAAACTGGAATTCGTCCATTAAAAGTCCAACTAAACAACCCTGCAAAGCAACTAAACTAATTACAGCAACTTTACCCAAACATAAATACAACAGTTACACAAACCCTACAATCAAAGGTCTAATTTTCAACTAAATAAAACAAACCCATTAATAATTTCAGTGTCATCCAAAATCACAAATACACAAATCTAAAATAGAGACTTTAAAGAGCTATTTGAAATTAATGTCATGTAtgattctaaatttctaattatAATGGAAATGAAATAGAAAATTTATTCATTTAAACACTGCATGAACAACACAACACTATCACGCCACAAATTCCAATTGCAATGATACATGCTTGATCACACAAACTTTTTGTTCAGCAATCTGATTACGAAACAACCAACTAATTAAACACCTAATGATAGGGTTCAACATTATTTGTTGCAGGTATTAGTATGCATTAGCATTTATAAGAAGTAATGACCAAAGAATATGGTCTTGTGTCAATTCAAGCTATTAGCGACACTAATATATATCTTTAATGGGTTAAACTTCGACTCAAAAATCAACCTCAACACCACCTAATCCTGTTACCACCTAAGCCGGGGCAGACGGTCGACAGTGCATAACAGAAATGCCAACTCAACCTAATGGTATGATGTGTCCAATGAAAAATTCTATCGCAAACAACTCAGCAGAGTTGCTCTATATAGTTCATGTAACATGAAGTTAAAAACAGAATTCATTGATGTATTATACTTCCCAACTATGTTTTTTCAGAAACCTATAATGTTTCATACATTTGAGTATAGTTCGATATCAAATGTAACAACTTACACTCagacaaaacaaaaatgcaccAAAACCCTCCATGGACTTTTCCTTTCTCCATGTTGCAGCGATAGTCTTAGAGCTCTCACAACATCACAGATGCATGACCGAGAGTGTATTCGACAACCTTGTCTCTAATCCTTTTCATCAGTTGGTCCTAAAACAACTCTATTCTTTTAAGTTCATCTTCTTTTTCGGTATCAACACCAATGTTCTAAGAAACTAGCCTAGAGCGCCTCCAAGGCTGGGCGTGAGAGTTGCCGCCTCAGTTTCGTGGGAGTGGGCGGAGGCGTCGCTGGAGCGCAGGGCGTTCATCTGGGcgttttttcttcaaaatccaAGTTTTCTGAAATGTTTTTctgccgtatgccactgaagctcaagggaaaattttataggacggcaataaggccggcgatgctgtatggcatagaatgttgggcggtgaagcatcaacacgtacacaaaatgggtgtagcggagatgaggatgcttcgttggatgtgtgggcacacgagaaaggataagattaggaatgaggatatccggggtaaagtaggagtagccgaaattgaaggaaagatgagagaaaatcggttacggtggtttggacatgtgcaaagaaggcctactgacgctccgattagaagatgcgactatgggacagaggttcagggccgaaggggtagaggaagacccaggaaaactttgagagagaccctaagaaaagacttagagtacttggatctaacggaggacatgacacaggacagaacacaatggcgttctaagattcatatagccgatcccactcagtgacttggattttccaagtctccaaccgagaagttgtcctcgctcgggaaattaagggaacactacctcaacctacatgctccactcacaaagctccaacatacaagcttcaacaaaagaaaattcaaagaacttagcgaagaaggctttggtgatttaacacaatacgttgaaatgaaggaaagcctatttattgatatccccgataaattacaaatatgtacatatacttgagtcaaaataaacaaacaagagggagccttcacaaaggttgcttaggaaaagtctcggcagtcggtagagccccagaaagagaaggcaccagagggggatcattcggagcctcagtactggacagaaccctagaaggaggaggcatcagaggttgatcatttggtgcttcattacgcggtacaaccccagaagacgaaggcaataaatgcctttggaacaaacccacaaatctctgatgatcaagtaaaacctgaccatcagattccttcatctggtcaagcttcctcttcatgtttgtagcatagtcatgtgcgagccggtgcaactgtttattctcatgcttgagccctctaatctcctgtttgagactcatcacttcagccgccaatgattcaacttggcgggttcgagcaaataggcgttgggccatattagacacagaacctgcacactgaacactaagagccagagaatccttaacagccaactcatcagaccgtttggaaagtagtctgttatctttgggagtgagaaggttcatggccactaccgcagcggtcatatcattcttcatcacggaatccccaacggtaagaggaccagtaggggagacgaaggatgggcgccatatgttgtctggagaaggcggggctgcctcttcaacaaggttcaagtcaaaacgacggtcggaggggccatacattttcaaaggtgtagaagagagaagaggtcggacaaatcaagatcttagaagtgcaagaatggagcttctactggtggatattcaagtgtgctttggaacttcatgtcaacctctataaaaatctgcactcgacgaagcttcagaaatcgaagaggcgtttgctttctcaaaagctgggttgctcagagaccacgagggtcgatctcagaaatcgaaaaggcgtttgctttctcaaaagctgggctgctcaaagaccacgaaggccgatctcagaaatcgaagaggtttgctttctcaaaagctgggctgctcagagaccacgagggccgatctcagaaatcgaagaggtttgctttctcaaaagctgggctgctcagagaccacgagggccgatctcagaaatcgaagaggcacctacttttccagccttgtcagcacctgtgacacgcacactcagctttgcggaaattatgggcattctgtcgaagatttctggcgaagtagaaagcacatgaatcgtactgttcaatcacccacttcccacacgcaacagtagctcatgggtaccacatataactttgccaaagttctctgacaaagttgagactacttttccagccttgt
Protein-coding sequences here:
- the LOC103443346 gene encoding V-type proton ATPase catalytic subunit A yields the protein MPAVYGARLTTFEDSEKESEYGYVRKVSGPVVVADGMAGAAMYELVRVGHDNLIGEIIRLEGDSATIQVYEETAGLMVNDPVLRTRKPLSVELGPGILGNIFDGIQRPLKTIAKRSGDVYIPRGVSVPALDKDILWEFQPKKIGEGDHLTGGDLYATVFENSLMEHRVALPPDAMGKVTYVAPSGQYSLKDTVLELEFQGQKKKFTMLQTWPVRTPRPVASKLAADTPLLTGQRVLDALFPSVLGGTCAIPGAFGCGKTVISQALSKYSNSDTVVYVGCGERGNEMAEVLMDFPQLTMTLPDGREESVMKRTTLVANTSNMPVAAREASIYTGITIAEYFRDMGYNVSMMADSTSRWAEALREISGRLAEMPADSGYPAYLAARLASFYERAGKVKCLGGPERNGSVTIVGAVSPPGGDFSDPVTSATLSIVQVFWGLDKKLAQRKHFPSVNWLISYSKYSTALESFYDQFDPDFINIRTKAREVLQREDDLNEIVQLVGKDALAEGDKITLETAKLLREDYLAQNAFTPYDKFCPFYKSVWMMRNIIHYFNLANQAVERAAGMDGQKISYSLIKHRLGDLFYRLVSQKFEDPAEGEEALVAKFKKLHEDLTSGFRALEDETR